Proteins from one Desulfonauticus submarinus genomic window:
- the ahbB gene encoding siroheme decarboxylase subunit beta, which translates to MSYSIKLSPLELQILKIVQTDLPETLTPFKEIAKQVNLKEETVLELLKKLKSEGYIRRFGATLRHQKAGYSQNAMVAWYVPRSKVENVAKTFTSRPEITHCYERKTTSNWPYNIYTMIHATTKKECQKIIKELSNSTGITQYEVLESIEELKKTSMQYF; encoded by the coding sequence ATAAAATTATCTCCCCTAGAACTACAAATACTTAAAATCGTACAAACTGATTTACCAGAGACCCTTACTCCTTTTAAAGAAATCGCTAAACAAGTTAACTTAAAAGAAGAAACAGTGTTAGAACTTTTAAAAAAACTCAAATCAGAAGGATATATTAGAAGATTTGGAGCAACACTTCGCCACCAAAAAGCAGGATATAGCCAAAATGCTATGGTGGCTTGGTATGTTCCAAGGTCAAAAGTAGAAAACGTAGCCAAAACATTTACATCTAGACCAGAGATAACCCACTGTTATGAACGCAAAACTACATCGAACTGGCCCTACAATATTTATACAATGATTCATGCAACAACAAAAAAAGAATGCCAAAAAATAATCAAAGAACTATCCAATTCTACTGGAATTACCCAATATGAGGTATTAGAAAGCATTGAAGAATTAAAAAAGACATCTATGCAATATTTTTAA